The Verrucomicrobiales bacterium genomic interval GTAGAGATTCTCTGCGCCCTTGATTTCGTCGCTCTGCTCGATCGCGCTCAATGCCGTGGAGTCTTCCGGCAATCGATCGACTTGCACCGTGACCGTCCTGCCGCGCCAGGCGCTGACGTCCATTGGCGCCCACCAATCCGGATCGCCATTCGCCAGACCGATGTCGTTGCGGACTTCCACCCGACCATCAATGAACGTCGTCACCTTCCGCGTGGGACCGTTTTTGATCGGCAGATTCAGGTAACGCTTCTCAATCTTGAAATCGCGTTTGGCATTCGTGACGAGGCCAGGGGGCCTGCGATCCGTCTGGACAAGGTGATCCACATTGATGTGCCCCCAACCACCCGTGGCGTTGTCGATGATTTGGATCTTCGCATTTTGACCGGCGAACTCGCCAACGTCCCAAGACTCCGGCGCAAGCATCTCGCTGCCGCCAGGCTGGTCGTTCGGGCCGGTCGCGCTGCGAACGATCTTCCCGCCCACCAGCAAGTTGAGGGCAAGTTTCTCGGTGCTCTTCCCCCCGCCGATCAGGAATCCAATGTAGCGGCGCTCGATCTTGAACTCCGGCGAGGTCAGCGAGCCTGTCGTGGCGTCTCCCTTGAAGAAGGAGTTGACCAGGCCTTTGCCCTGGAAGCCATCCACGTGCATCTGTCCCGGCAAGGTGCCCTTGGCCGGAGCTGGTCCGAAGGCTTCACCTGTGACCGTCCAGGGCGCATAGCTATCGTTCTCGAAGGTGGCGATGACGATGTCATCCGCTGCGAGGGCCGAAGCGATGGAAACGAACGCAAGGAGCGTCGTTGTGAGCTGGGTCTTCATGTGTGGGGTTGTCGGTTGAAATTAAGAGAGTGCGGTTTCCTTCACGGCATCCTGCGCCAAGGCCAGCGCGCCGCACACGCCCGCATCGTCACCGAGTTCTGGCGGCACGATGTAGCTGGCAATACCCCGCTCACTCACAGCGTGCGAGGAAATATAGCCTCCCAACGCCGCGCGGAACGCCGTGCGCAACCGATCGAAGAACACGGCCTCGCCGAGCAGGCCGGCCTTCCGGACGCTCCCTCCCAGCAGGATGCGTTGCGGCGAGAGCACGCAGGCAAGGTTCTTCAACGCATGCGCCATCGTGAAAATCACATCGCCCCAGGCTGGATGGTCAGGTGCGAGCAACTCGGGGGGCGCTCCCGCGCGCGCAGCAATGGCCGGCCCAGAACAGAGACCCTCCCAGCAAGGACCGTGAAATGGACACTGGCCCGGGAAGGCATCGCCCGGACGTTGCGGCACGCTGATGTGGCCCATCTCCGGATGCACCAACCCATGAAGCAACCGTCCGCGGGCCATGCCACCGCCTCCAATGCCGGTCCCGACGGTGATGTAGATAAAATCCTCCAGCCCACGCGCTGCACCCCAGCGCGCCTCACCCAGAGCTGCACCATTCACGTCTGTGTCGAAACCAAGCGGCAGCCCCGGGAACGCCTGACGCAGCGGGCCGAGGATATCGGCATTCTGCCATCCCTGCTTAGGAGTGGTCGTAATGAAACCATAGGTCGGCGATGTCACATCCAGGTCGACCGGGCCGAAGGAGGCGACGCCCAGGCCGACCAGCGGACCATACTTCTTCTGTTGGGTGGAAAACCACGTCACCACTTCACGCATGAGTCTCGCCGGATTGTCTCCCGTAGCAAACTGCGCCCGCTCCAGGAGCGTCGCGCCGGAGCTGTTGCCAATGGCGCAGACGAACTTTGTGCCACCGGCTTCAATGGCACCGACGATAGAGTTTTGCTGCACGCTCATGACTTCATCATTTCCTCCACACGCAGAGAGTCCAATCAGAAAAAGTGCTTTTCGGACAACTGGGGCATCATTCACTTCCTCGGGTGAGTTCCTGAATCTGCGGCCGAGAACCCGCAGGGTTCGAAGAGCTTAGCCGGGGCGTGGAGCGCAGCGACACCCCCGGGCTTTCGGCCCCATTTTTATAGCACCCTGAAAGGTGTGCCACCGGTCAGCGAACGGACTGACGAATGGATCACGTTCCTTGAGCAGGGGTGACGCAGGCCTCTGAAGCCGGTGGCATCGCTGCGCGATGCTCGATACTTCTAACGGCTCCGGGGGTGCTGGCACCCCCGGCTTATTTCTCTGAACCCTGCGGGTTCGGGCCCCCTAACAACCAGGTGAGTCGATGTCCAGGGCACACCAAAGTTGGCCATCTCCCTCCCATCCAAAAGAGCCTCTCCCGACCAATGCCAGGCCGACAATCAAGGCTCCGCAGGAATCAGTAGACGGTAGAAACGAGCAGCCCGAGCTTCAGATGGATCTATGACTACCCCGACATGGTTGGTGGTGCGGGGTAGGATCTGCTGGAGGAGTTGCCAGGAACCCTGTTGAAGTTCCTCACGGTGTTCCACCCGGTACGTGCGATTGGAAACGGCTTGAAAAAGCAGACGCGTTGGGGCTCCGGGTATCACCTGATCCAATCTCAGGTAGCTGGAGGCATTGGTCGGGTCGGTACCGGCGATGTACTCGGCCCGGTTGTTCAGGGTGTCTCCATCCGAGTCCAAAGCGCCCTCGCCCGGATTCGCGGGGTTGAACCCGTGCAGCGTTTCCCAAAAGTCCGGCAACCGGTCGCCATCTGAGTCCGCCAACACCGTCAAAGATGCGCTGGTCGAAACGACGCCTGTCAGGTTGGCGGCGTTCGCAGCGACAATGGTATAGCTGCCGGCGTTTCCAGGCTGCA includes:
- a CDS encoding ROK family protein, which encodes MSVQQNSIVGAIEAGGTKFVCAIGNSSGATLLERAQFATGDNPARLMREVVTWFSTQQKKYGPLVGLGVASFGPVDLDVTSPTYGFITTTPKQGWQNADILGPLRQAFPGLPLGFDTDVNGAALGEARWGAARGLEDFIYITVGTGIGGGGMARGRLLHGLVHPEMGHISVPQRPGDAFPGQCPFHGPCWEGLCSGPAIAARAGAPPELLAPDHPAWGDVIFTMAHALKNLACVLSPQRILLGGSVRKAGLLGEAVFFDRLRTAFRAALGGYISSHAVSERGIASYIVPPELGDDAGVCGALALAQDAVKETALS